In Aspergillus fumigatus Af293 chromosome 2, whole genome shotgun sequence, a genomic segment contains:
- a CDS encoding putative eukaryotic translation initiation factor 3 subunit EifCl encodes MSYEERVNAHPNLGDESDVEEEALVNDYREQVNFDDGMSELDRTTSLGTGSQTQDLQAQLAAAATPLEYQATLETKFASYDNYCSLFHYILNSEGPVELEVPSYYWAWDVIDEFIYQFESFCRYRNRVARSGSNEEEAQLLRENPNTWGCYSVLNVLYSLIQKSQINEQLAAIKRGEDPLAFAGEYGSRPLYKMLGYFSIIGLLRVHCLLGDFSLALKTLDDIEMNKKAMFARVMAAHFTTYYYVGFSYMMMRRYGDAIRMFSHILVYVSRTKNFQKGGNSYDAIAKKNDQMYALIAICVALHPTRLDDTIHSALREKYGEQLLRLQHGGPDALPLFEELFRSACPKFISPTPPDFDNPALNIDPVDHHTAIFMDEVKNTLYNPTIRSYLKLYTTMDLKKLAGFLEVQPEVLRSWLLVNKQRSRQVRWVEGGLLEGEVVSANDLDYALENDLIHVSETKAGRRLVDWYLRNLARVY; translated from the exons ATGTCGTACGAAGAGCGCGTCAATGCGCACCCTAACCTGGGCGACGAGTccgatgtcgaggaggaggccctcGTCAACGACTACCGCGAGCAAGTGAATTTTGACGATGGCATGAGCGAGCTGGATCGGACAACATCCCTTGGAACTGGTTCCCAAACGCAAGATCTCCAGGCTCAGCTTGCCGCTGCTGCAACCCCTCTTGAATACCAGGCCACTCTAGAGACCAAGTTCGCAAGCTATGACAACTACTGCAGCTTGTTCCACTACATCCTGAACTCCGAAGGCCCTGTCGAGCTGGAGGTGCCATCT TACTACTGGGCCTGGGATGTGATCGATGAATTCATCTACCAGTTCGAATCGTTCTGCCGCTACCGTAACCGTGTCGCTCGCAGCGGCTCcaacgaagaggaagcacAACTCCTGCGCGAAAACCCGAACACATGGGGCTGCTACTCCGTTCTCAACGTTCTTTACTCTCTTATTCAGAAATCGCAAATTAACGAACAATTGGCTGCTATCAAGCGCGGAGAGGATCCGCTGGCATTCGCTGGCGAATACGGCTCCCGCCCTCTGTATAAGATGCTGGGCTACTTCTCTATCATTGGTCTGTTACGTGTCCACTGCTTGCTGGGGGACTTCAGCCTTGCTCTCAAGACCCTCGATGACATTGAGATGAACAAGAAGGCCATGTTTGCCCGCGTCATGGCAGCCCACTTCACCACTTACTACTATGTGGGTTTCTCGTACATGATGATGCGTCGTTACGGCGATGCCATTCGCATGTTCAGTCACATTCTGGTCTATGTCTCACGGACCAAGAATTTCCAAAAGGGTGGCAACAGCTATGACGCCATTGCTAAGAAGAACGACCAGATGTATGCTCTGATCGCGATCTGCGTGGCTCTTCACCCCACTCGTCTGGACGACACTATCCACTCGGCTCTGCGTGAGAAGTACGGCGAGCAGCTCCTTCGTCTCCAACACGGCGGTCCCGATGCTCTTCCTCTGTTCGAGGAGCTCTTCCGCTCCGCTTGCCCAAAGTTCATCAGCCCAACTCCCCCTGATTTTGACAACCCGGCTCTTAACATCGACCCTGTCGACCACCACACCGCTATTTTTATGGACGAGGTCAAGAACACCTTGTACAATCCTACCATCCGGTCGTATCTCAAACTCTACACGACCATGGACTTGAAGAAACTCGCCGGTTTCCTCGAGGTCCAGCCTGAGGTGCTCCGTTCTTGGCTGCTGGTGAACAAGCAGCGCAGCCGTCAGGTGCGCTGGGTTGAGGGTGGTCTGTTGGAGGGCGAGGTCGTCAGCGCGAATGACCTCGATTATGCGCTGGAGAATGACCTGATCCACGTCAGCGAAACCAAGGCCGGCCGCCGTCTGGTGGACTGGTACTTGAGAAACTTGGCCAGAGTTTACTAG
- a CDS encoding putative C6 transcription factor, which produces MAPQLPHLPTLAPSPRGPITRKTTTVSRLKKISTACLSCKQAKRKVGCSGGPPPCNSCKTADAECVFDESLDLRRKVAAKRNLEELSYYRSLLYALLESLRNSDETELNEILDHIRGSPSLNSIAAIVAKPTIDPSDVSSEDLKGGSEESSSQAGAREPVYLDIHSRITMEKLCDIPLVQVPAKPWTSVTDDGQLVSHLVSLYFTWDNPLLQILDQKVFLEHMKARNTDSEFCTPLLVNSVLAMASVYSDFPDVFAVPSEVASRGRHFLMEAERLWRAEEGQASLANIQAVVLMSYVLKSQGKSQLGWLMLKQGVQLAQDFGLFQASRPVPHRTWSAQFQRVAAITAWGIYIMNSGAYMADLCDRQVSMELQRVPALKPPSSNLFSDEEATEKTMWSPYPLTNRLDYIRKPARLRYAMQKLADLTLITVDIQELLFEKVFEITVERLWAEVGVFLSRLETWLVDMKGAMEDEDQSMPHMSFLRIKCDQTIMSMFSFVLGHMMAEQSQHSPEVQEATKIRLRAAKEIGRCLRQQRQTYGLEQIPRYLLETVNSTCLVLATDLCDEHSQELFAETCRYLVALKKRMAKVEEMIVRIESLVGADTFARAAGYLN; this is translated from the exons ATGGCCCCGCAATTACCA CATCTTCCAACGCTCGCCCCCAGCCCACGAGGTCCCATCACGCGGAAGACTACCACCGTATCACGATTAAAGAAGATTTCCACCGCTTGCTTATCATGTAAACAAGCGAAAAGAAAGGTAGGA TGCAGCGGCGGACCACCACCATGTAATTCTTGCAAGACCGCGGATGCCGAATGCGTCTTCGATGAGTCCCTAGACCTAAGGCGAAAGGTCGCGGCTAAACGAAACCTCGAGGAGTTGTCCTATTACCGAAGCCTGCTATACGCTCTCCTTGAGTCGCTTCGCAATTCAGACGAGACCGAATTGAACGAAATCCTGGATCACATACGCGGTTCCCCATCGCTCAACAGCATTGCGGCCATCGTGGCTAAGCCGACCATAGACCCAAGCGATGTCAGTTCCGAGGACCTCAAAGGTGGTTCTGAGGAGTCCAGCTCGCAAGCTGGAGCGCGGGAACCCGTATACCTCGATATACACTCTCGAATAACCATGGAGAAACTTTGCGATATTCCTCTAGTACAAGTCCCTGCTAAGCCTTGGACATCCGTCACCGATGATGGTCAACTTGTTTCGCATCTGGTCTCTTTATACTTTACCTGGGACAATCCCTTATTGCAGATATTGGATCAGAAGGTCTTCCTGGAGCATATGAAAGCAAGGAATACGGACTCGGAATTCTGTACGCCGTTACTGGTGAACAGTGTTCTGGCCATGGCAAGT GTGTACTCTGATTTCCCTGATGTCTTTGCTGTTCCCTCAGAAGTGGCTTCGCGCGGCCGACATTTCTTAATGGAAGCGGAGAGGCTTTGGAGAGCCGAAGAAGGCCAGGCTTCTCTGGCGAATATCCAGGCGGTAGTCCTGATGAGTTATGT TTTGAAGTCTCAAGGGAAGAGTCAACTCGGCTGGCTCATGCTCAAGCAAGGTGTGCAACTTGCCCAAGATTTCGGACTCTTCCAGGCATCAAGACCAGTACCTCATAGAACGTGGTCTGCCCAATTTCAGCGTGTTGCAGCAATCACTGCATGGGGGATTTATATCATGAACTC TGGCGCATACATGGCTGATCTTTGTGACAGGCAGGTATCTATGGAACTACAAAGGGTACCGGCCCTGAAACCTCCCAGCTCCAACCTGTTCAGCGACGAAGAAGCTACCGAAAAAACCATGTGGAGTCCATACCCTCTTACGAACAGGCTCGACTACATCAGAAAACCGGCCCGTCTTCGTTATGCCATGCAGAAGTTGGCCGACCTGACTCTGATTACGGTGGACATCCAAGAGCTGTTGTTTGAAAAGGTATTCGAGATAACCGTCGAGCGACTCTGGGCAGAGGTGGGAGTGTTCCTTTCGCGCTTAGAAACGTGGCTCGTAGATATGAAGGGCGCTATGGAGGATGAAGATCAGTCTATGCCACACATGTCGTTCCTGCG GATCAAGTGTGACCAAACAATCATGTCGATGTTCAGCTTTGTTTTGGGGCACATGATGGCTGAGCAATCACAACACTCACCAGAGGTCCAAGAAGCGACTAAGATTCGACTTCGGGCTGCGAAAGAAATCGGTCGTTGTTTGCGTCAGCAGCGCCAGACTTATGGTCTCGAACAAATTCCACGATACCTGCTCGAGACTGTCAATAGCACTTGTCTTGTTTTGGCTACCGACTTGTGTGATGAGCATTCGCAGGAATTGTTTGCTGAGACGTGTCGATACCTGGTCGCGTTGAAAAAGAGGATGGCaaaggtggaggagatgattgTGAGAATCGAATCTCTAGTGGGAGCTGATACCTTTGCAAGAGCCGCGGGTTACTTGAATTAG